The genomic interval AAATTATAATAAAACCTTTGCTTTTAAGAATTTTCAATTGGTAAAAAATCCAAGTACGTACGAGTTTTCTAATATAGACATGACTGATAAACGTAAAATTCCTAAAACTTCAGATTATTTTTCTTTAGGTGAATTTTCTGCAAAATGGGATCCAGTGCCAACCATGTTAACGCAAAATCATACTGTTTTAGTAAAAGGGTTTATGGGGCAAACTACAGCGTTTAATAGAAATACAGTTAAATCTAATGTTTTGGTTTTAGGTGAAAATAAAACCAATAGAGAGGCTCGTTATATTCATGGAACCAAAGGAAAAGGAATGTTTACTTTTTATGGTGGTCATGATCCAGAAGATTATTCACATAGAGTAAACGATCCAAAAACGGAATTAGATTTACACCCAACTTCACCAGGTTATCGCTTAATTTTAAATAATGTGTTGTTTCCTGCAGCAAAGAAAAAGAAACAAAAAACATAGATTTTTATCATTTTAAAATTCTTCTTTTCATAAAATATCATTTTAATTGATCATAAAGCTGTTTTTGCTTACAATTAATCTTGTAAGTTGCTATTAAAAAAATTACTTTTGTCCAAATTAAAATAACAAAATGCCAACAACACAACAATTACAAGATTTTACGCAACAAGTTCGTAGAGATATATTACGCATGGTTCATAAAGTTAACTCTGGTCACCCAGGTGGATCTTTAGGATGTGCAGAATTTATTACTTGCTTATATCAAGAAGTAATGGACTATTCTACAGATTTTACAATGGACGGAAAGAATGAGGATTTATTCTTCCTTTCAAACGGACATATTTCTCCAGTATTTTATAGTGTTTTGGCGCATAGTGGATTTTTCCCTGTAGAAGAATTATCAACTTTTAGATTGTTAAATTCTCGTTTACAAGGACACCCAACTACGCATGAAGGTTTACCTGGTGTAAGAATTGCTTCTGGATCTTTAGGTCAAGGAATGTCTAATGCTTTAGGTGCTGCACAAGCAAAAAAATTAAATGGAGACGATAAAATAGTGTATAGTTTACATGGTGATGGTGAATTGCAAGAAGGACAGAACTGGGAAGCAATTATGTACGCATCAGCAAAAAAAGTAGACAATATTATTTGTACAATCGATTTAAACGAAAAGCAAATTGATGGAACTACTGATGAAGTTTTAGCAATGGGAAGCATCAGAGCTAAATTTGAAGCTTTTGATTGGGACGTTATTGATGTTGAAAAAGGGAATGATATTGAAGCTATTTTAGCTGGTTTAGCTGAAGCAAAAGCATTAACAGGAAAAGGAAAACCAGTTTGTATTTTATTACATACAGAAATGGGGAATGGTGTAGACTTTATGATGCATACACATGCTTGGCATGGTAAAGCACCTAGTGATGAGCAGTTAGAAAATGCATTGGCTCAAAACCCTGCAACTTTAGGAGATTACTAAGAATTAGCGTCTTTAGATTCT from Polaribacter sejongensis carries:
- a CDS encoding transketolase, with protein sequence MPTTQQLQDFTQQVRRDILRMVHKVNSGHPGGSLGCAEFITCLYQEVMDYSTDFTMDGKNEDLFFLSNGHISPVFYSVLAHSGFFPVEELSTFRLLNSRLQGHPTTHEGLPGVRIASGSLGQGMSNALGAAQAKKLNGDDKIVYSLHGDGELQEGQNWEAIMYASAKKVDNIICTIDLNEKQIDGTTDEVLAMGSIRAKFEAFDWDVIDVEKGNDIEAILAGLAEAKALTGKGKPVCILLHTEMGNGVDFMMHTHAWHGKAPSDEQLENALAQNPATLGDY